The Panicum hallii strain FIL2 chromosome 9, PHallii_v3.1, whole genome shotgun sequence genome has a window encoding:
- the LOC112872863 gene encoding LOW QUALITY PROTEIN: agglutinin isolectin 3-like (The sequence of the model RefSeq protein was modified relative to this genomic sequence to represent the inferred CDS: deleted 2 bases in 2 codons), producing the protein MQPMMRATFLLAALAVAYAGAGALAGEQCGRQTGGMLCPSNMYCCSQDGRCGIGKGYCGEGCQSGACSPNRKCGHLAGGATCDANQCCSQYGYCGFGVEFCGEGCQAGACRANRTCGSQAGGRPCPDNLCCSVNGYCGLGLEYCGDGCQSGACSADWQCGGRADDGAACANNYCCSKYGYCGLGDDFCGAGCQSGACSSGAAVQGLELVVNQTAASSGGEAIAH; encoded by the exons ATGCAGCCAATGATGAGGGCAACATTCTTGCTGGCCGCGCTCGCCGTGGCCtatgccggcgccggcgcgctcgccggcgagcAGTGCGGGCGGCAGACCGGCGGCATGCTGTGCCCGAGCAACATGTAC TGCTGCAGCCAGGACGGGCGCTGCGGCATCGGCAAGGGGTACTGCGGCGAGGGCTGCCAGAGTGGCGCGTGCTCCCCCAACAGGAAGTGCGGCCACTTAGCCGGCGGCGCGACCTGCGACGCCAACCAGTGCTGCAGCCAGTACGGGTACTGCGGCTTCGGCGTCGAGTTCTGCGGCGAGGGCTGCCAG GCGGGGGCGTGCCGCGCGAACCGGACCTGCGGCAGCCAGGCCGGCGGTCGGCCCTGCCCCGACAACCTGTGCTGCAGCGTGAACGGGTACTGCGGCCTCGGGCTCGAGTACTGCGGCGACGGCTGCCAGAGCGGCGCCTGCTCCGCCGATTGGCAGTGCGGCGGGCGGGCCGACGACGGCGCGGCGTGCGCCAACAACTACTGCTGCAGCAAGTACGGGTACTGCGGCCTCGGTGACGACTTCTGCGGCGCCGGCTGCCAGAGCGGCGCGTGCTCCTCTGGCGCTGCCGTGCAGGGGCTCGAGCTCGTCGTCAACCAGACCGCTGCTTCCTCAGGCGGTGAAGCCATCGCGCACTAG